The nucleotide sequence TCTGCCCACCGGCTTCCGGCCGTGTGCCCTGCAAGGTGGTGACCACACCACCGGCCTGCTCCACAATCGGGATGAACGCTGCAATATCATAAGGTTGCAACGAATACTCCAGACAGATGTCGATATGCCCGGCCGCCAGCATCGCCATCGCATAGCATTCACCGCCGTAGCGAGTCATTAACGTACGCTCAGTGAGATCCCGGAAGTGGACTTGCGGATGGCGTTCGATAGGCTCCGGCGACGTGGTGTGTAAAATAGCCTGATCCAGCATCACGTTCTTACGGGTTTCCATGCGGCTTTCACCCTGTGGACCGCGGTACCAGGCGTGTTGTCCATCCGCCCAAAAGGCTTCGCCGGTGAACGGCTGACTCATCATCCCCATCACCGCACGTTCGCGATATAACAACCCAATCAGCGTGCCCCATACCGGTAACCCACACAAGAACGGACGGGTGCCATCGACTGGGTCCAACACCCACTGGACATCACCGCTGCCGGTTGTGCCGAACTCCTCCCCCATTATTGCGTGCTCCGGGTAGTGTTCGGTAATCAGCGCCCGAATCACCCGCTCCGCTTCCCGGTCGGCATCCGTCACCGGATCAAAACGAAACCCTTCTTTGGGTTTACTACCGACATGCAGATTCTGCTGCGAACGAAAGCGCGGCAAGGTTTGCTGACTGGCGGCGTCAGCCAGACGATGGAAGAATGCGATATCGGGTAATGACTGACTCATGGTACTCACCTCTTTCGATAGGCTGCACATCACCACTATTTGATTGACAATTCGGCGTCCCAGTGATTAATTTTGCTCGTTATGCTCGATTAAATTAATTATAAGGCTTGGTTATGCTCGATTATGCATCTTTTCCTGAACAACGACAATCTCTGATCCGAGATCGATTAGCGAAGGAAGGTCGGGTGGTTTGTACCTTGCTGTCGCAAGAATTACAGGTATCGGAACACACCATCCGGCGTGATTTGCAGGAACTGGCGCGAGAAGGTATATGCAAGCGGGTATATGGCGGCGCGGTCAGCCTGGCACCGGCTGACGGGCATTTTATTACCCGGGCCACTGCCGACAGCGACGCGAAAGACCGGCTGGGGCAATCCTGCGCTGCACTGGTCCAGGCGGGTCAATGCATCTTTATCGACTCCGGTTCCACCAATCTGGCGATTGCCCGGGCGATACCAACGTCACTCGCCGTCACGGTGGTGACCAATTCTCCCGCCATCGCGCTGGAAATGATGAAGTCATCCCAGGCGGAAGTCATCATGCTCGGCGGACGAGTACAACCCCGTACCGGTGGCGCACTGGGTAT is from Dickeya dianthicola NCPPB 453 and encodes:
- a CDS encoding DeoR/GlpR family DNA-binding transcription regulator; this encodes MLDYASFPEQRQSLIRDRLAKEGRVVCTLLSQELQVSEHTIRRDLQELAREGICKRVYGGAVSLAPADGHFITRATADSDAKDRLGQSCAALVQAGQCIFIDSGSTNLAIARAIPTSLAVTVVTNSPAIALEMMKSSQAEVIMLGGRVQPRTGGALGITPQKQLENIYFDRCFLGGCALDATEGLTVFDYEDAEFKHAAVRKSNEVVVAMTSDKLPAIARYHVIPCEDIATLVVEATISPDKLAPFSDKKMTIRFAEVN
- the hisN gene encoding histidinol-phosphatase — encoded protein: MSQSLPDIAFFHRLADAASQQTLPRFRSQQNLHVGSKPKEGFRFDPVTDADREAERVIRALITEHYPEHAIMGEEFGTTGSGDVQWVLDPVDGTRPFLCGLPVWGTLIGLLYRERAVMGMMSQPFTGEAFWADGQHAWYRGPQGESRMETRKNVMLDQAILHTTSPEPIERHPQVHFRDLTERTLMTRYGGECYAMAMLAAGHIDICLEYSLQPYDIAAFIPIVEQAGGVVTTLQGTRPEAGGQILATGCPRLHEDVLRILNG